The Tigriopus californicus strain San Diego chromosome 10, Tcal_SD_v2.1, whole genome shotgun sequence region TGATTTCTATGTGTGCTTCACTGGGCTGGCGACGTAGGGTACGAATTGTGAAGCAAGGTAGGAACTCAGAAGGCCCCCAAAGCTTGAAGGCGGTGACCGCGGTGACTCAGTCCACAGCTGAGGGTTGTGGTGGCCTACTGGTCTCAGTTTCAACGGTTCTTGCTCCGCCCGTCCACACAGACATACACAATACAAATGAAGTCCGGGTCGGCCGGCAAGTCTTCCATAGGATAATCAGCGATAGGTCGCATGGACAACCGCACCAGGATACCACGAGGGAGACAAGTCCGATTGAACGGccgttcttgttcttgttggtTATCTAGGGGCTGGGCAAGGCTGGGCTGATCGCTATCCACTACTCACTCGAGACTGGCTGGCCTTCATTGGATTTGGACGGGTGCTTGGGCTTCCTTGAATGACATCCACGGAATCTTATGCCATGCCCGTGGATCCGAAATCCCAGCCCAAGTCCGGTGACGGACCCAATCCCGTGGGCGTGCATAAGAAATTGGCGGAGATTGTGCAGCGAGCCGGGGAATTCCAGGACCAAATCCAGATCGCACTGACCCAAGCCCAAAAGCCCAAGGTCCGTGATCAAGGGCTCGAATTGGACCTCGAGGCTGAGAACTCGTCCAACCCGTTGGATCTGAAGGGATCCGGGGGAGATCATCGAGCCTTGGATGGCCGTGATATTGATGTCTGCATTCGAGTTCGACCTCTGCTCCCACCGGAGATGGCCCGGGGCTTCTTTCCCACCACCTTCGTCACCCGAAATTGTTCCGTGCTATCCCTGGAACCGCGAGTAGACGTCCGAGGCGCGCCCAGAGTCAAGGCCCACGATTATGATGtggattttgcttttggccccGATCACAGTAACCAACACGTCTATGACCACGTAACTCGCCCCTTGATCGAGCGGGGTCTCAAAGGCGGGGTTTGCACGCTCTTGGCTTACGGACAAACTGGATCCGGCAAGACTTTCACCATCGAAGGGATTCTTCGGAAACTTGGTCGTGATTTGCTTCAATCCAGTCGGGCACCTCCTTGGCTGACGGCTGAAATGAACGAGAGTGTGCTTAAGCTTCACATGGCCTTTTACGAGATCCTCGGCCATCGAGCCACCGACCTGATGCAGGAAACCCGACCGGATATCACCATCATGGAGGATAAGTTCGGACAAATGATCGTCAAAGAAGCCTCGGAGGTCCAATTAATCTCTGGTGATCAGTTTGAAGCGGTAGTCGATCGAGCCATGTCTCATCGTCGGACCAAGACCACCTTCAAGAACGATACGTCAAGTCGAAGCCATGCCGTTTGTGCCATTCGCGTGGAGAATACGGCCATGCCTGCGGCTGAACATGGTCGAATTTTCGTGATCGACTTAGCTGGATCTGAGAGTGCCTCGGATTCGCAATTTCATGATCGGAGTTTGATAAAAGAAACACAAATGATTAATGCGTCTTTGATGGCTCTGAAAGAGTGTATCAGGAATCGGGCTTTGTCCGCTCTAAATCCGGACAAGTTCTATCACATTCCCTATCGGAATTCTAAGCTCACGTTGCTGCTCAAGGATGCTTTGGAAGTCGAATCCCATCGACAATGTAAGACGGTGGTGATGGCTTGCGTATCTCCGTCCTGTGGAGATGTGGCCATGACTCTCAACACCCTCCGATATGTCGCACCTATTCGCGTCGGTCAATCCAATCGCGAGAAAATCCCACCCAATCCAAAAAATCCGGCCAATTGGAGTAATTCTGAGCTGCGGCACTGGGTGGAGACGACCTCCAAAGGATCAGTTAACCCAGATATCCTTTGCCCTTTTGAAAGCGGCCGCCAGATCTTAAGACTATCTGAAATAGATTTCCTTACTCGAGTTTTGGAAAGCAATCCTAAGATGGGAGAGAAGCGAGCCAAGGTTTTTTACGTGTCGTTATGGAAGAAACTGATTGATTGCCGGACAGCTATACGGAAACAAAAACTGAAAGCCAAGCCCCAGCGGAGTGGATTCGAACCTTATGACCTAGGGGAGGAGCTAGCTAAACAAGCGGCTGAACAAACAGatgaacaaatgaaacaagaaaatgaacgACGCTTCAATGAATTAAGAACTTTTCATATCAGGTCATAATCATGACATTGCCAAATACGAAAACCTGTCTCAGCCACCACCTGAAGCCCGGAAACCGGATCCTAGAAGTTGGTTGTGGTTTTGGGTCACTCACTCAAGATCTATcgaatattttcaaagaggtCACCTCCCTCGACATCCTTGATGCGTGCGTTGAAAAGACCAAGACCTTGATGCGAAGTAAGACCAACGTGAGAATTATTCAAGGAGACGTTCTTCATATGCAATTCGAGGCAAACTCTTTCGATGCCATCGTCTTGTGCCGCACACTCCATTTTATCGAAGATATTGAAGCGCTATTTAGGCTTATCAACATATGGCTCGCTCCAGGAGGTTGTGCTTACTTCATTCACGCACCATTATTTAGTCTATCCAAGAATGACTTATGTTCAGACGCTCAAAGTCTCGCCATTGGAGAGGCCTTTCGCTCCTTTTGTGATACCACTTTTCAATCAACTATTCAAAACTATTGGTCAAATCAGACTCAAGTCAACTTTAACAAGTATTGCAAGCCCACAAGGAATCCCTCGAATGCCATCTTTGATGATGCTAATAGGAAATGCGAGGAAGTTCGAATACAGAGCAAACTGGCTCTACTCGACATTTTAGATGAGTTGATGGAGCTACAAATTGTGCACATCTTCATTCAGGAACAACCCCTCAACCGAACCACTTTGGCAGATAAgatccttgaatttcaaagaGAAATCTTGAGTATTCTTCATAGAGATCCGTCAGATCTGtattttgaagacatacaatTGATAAAAACTTCGGTCTTTTTCATAGAAATAAATACAAAACCTTTATTCTAAACCACCTTAAAAGCATTCTTCTCATTGTGAGCACTACTGTTCTTTTTCAGAGACCATGAGCGAGACTGACAACATGTTGGCTCTGTATGCCAAGTATCAAGATGTGGAAAACCTCCTTCTAAAAGATGATCCCCCAGAGCAACCCTACAATTCCCGGTACAAAGCTCGTGAGCTCTTGGAAGAGATGCTTCGCATGAGCCAAGACTTAACAGCTAGCATGATCAAAAAACTATCGATTCACATACTGGCCAAATTAGGGGCTATTGATCAAGAAGTGgaggaattggccaaaagtcaaGAACACCTCGAAGCTGTCCAAGATTTCATCGACTCGCCTGATGCCCTTTCAAGCGAGACGATAATTCCACGATTGGTGGTAttaaatcaagtaaaatgattattcaatttcatcaatcaCTGATAGTAATGACGAATTAGAAGTCATGATTTATTGTGCGGGTTCTCTTTTCCCTAGTTGGGTATTCTGTGGACATCAAGGGGAGAGATGGAAAAGGCCAAATCATACTTGCTTGAGGCGAATGCTCTCTATGAACGCTTCAAGACAAATGGCGAAGGTCCCTTGTCCTTGCTTGAAGATTTGATTAGGGGCAAAAGCCTCGGTGAGCGGAACAACGACGAAAATCAACCGGATCGAGAAAAAGCCCTGGAGCTCCTCAACACTCACACGTATTATTACCTCGCCCAAGTGTACGAGAAACTTGGAGCTCGGGACAAGGCGGGCGAATGTTGCCATATCACTCTCAAGAAGCAATTGAAACTCAAAGAGTTCAATTCGCTGGACTGGGCTCAAAATGCCGCGACACTGTCTCATTTTTATGAAGTTGATGACAATTTCCCAGCCGCAAAAACACATTTAGGAGCTGCCAGCTATGTATTGACGCGCTTTCTGTCAGAAATGGAAAGCAAGGAGTtcaaagatgatgaagaacgcaatgatttgatggaaaagaTCGGACAAACCCAAGGAATGGTCTTGAGGTGTTGGGGTAAATATGCTCTGGTGTTGTTGCAAAAGTCCTTTGAGCGAATGTGTCGGCAGAGTGAAAATTCTGAAGATCCCTTAGTAGTAAAGAACATTGAAGATGAGGAGTTCCCCAGCATGCTTGAGGAATTCCCCTCGATTGAGATTGATCCCGAGTTTCAAGATGTGCCCTctcaatttgtcaaaacattcGAGCAAGCACGACAAGTGTTCTTGCCCGGTCAAAGGTTCCTCAATCGAGCCAAAGAGATATTCACCTTTGAAGAGCATTGTACGGATTTCACCGAGATTAACCAGGAACTCAGCGCCTTGCACAAAGCCCTCGTGGTTTTTGAGCCCAATCCGGATCGTCGATTCAAAATCCACAAGCGCCGAGTTGAGCTATTGGAAATGCCCTTGAAGGAGCTGGGTAACGCGTCATACCTCCTGGTTCGAAGGCAACTCATGTTTGAACTCGGCGAAACTCACGAATCCATGATGGATGCgaaattggatcaaatccGGAATTCTCCCGGTCACTCAGCCCTCTCGTcccaaatggaaaaagttaaTACCAATGTGTCCAAGGccgtttcatttttcaaggccTACCTGGATTCGCTACAAAACAAAGAAGGCCACATGCCCGATCCGTTTCCAGCCGAAATTTGTCGTCCGGCTTTAGTGGCCTATTTTCACTTGGCCAGACTATTTGATAAATTCATGGTGGCCGAGCGAACGACTGAAGCCTTCAAGAATAAGTTGCAAGTGTACTACTACTTCAAAAAAATCGTTGACTATTGCCAAAGTCATCCCGAGGCCGAAGGGGTCGTGGCTGAGGAACTGCCTCTATGCCAAGAGATGGTCAGACTTCTCCCAGTCAAGATTGAGAAGATGAAAGCCGAGCTGCAAACCAGTAGATGATCAAGCAGTCTACACATACCCAGTCCAAACCTTGGGTTGTTTTCGTGTGTCATGTCCGTCATGTCTCAGATTTAACTTTGTGTGGCGTACCTCTTGAACGGAAATTACCTTTCATAATCCTGAGGAATGGTATTTACTTCTAAATTGCGCTCCGTGATTTTCAATTGGGTTGGGTCAATGTTCAATTAAAGACACGCCACTTTGTTAACAAACAGTAATCAAGTCATCAGATGCTCGCAACAGATTATCCCCTTTAATCCTTTCGGACGTTTTTCTCGTTGAACGGATCTACGTTCTATACATGGGTGAGTACTTGCTCACCGCCCCTAAACCACTCATATTCGCCGTTCACAGTTCCAGTGAACCGCATTGTATCCGAGTACCAGATAGCGAATAGTTTGATCGCCCATCTCGCAAATGGTGAGTAAATCTGTTCCAATTCTTCCATCCAACGACTCGGTTTGGGTTTAATTCTCGTGCCGCTCCACGTAGTGAGGGTTACAAAGGATTTATCTCGCTTTCAGCATATGCAAAGCTGTCATTTATCACATGATTACCATAATAAACATGTGTGAAATACGAGTCTAGCCAAACACAGGTTAAATTTGTTTCagcaatttttgatcaaaacatggGGTTCTTCAATACTTACTTTGACCCCAATTAAAAAGAGCCAGCTTGCTCTCTTGTCCGTTGAAATTGTCTGGGtttggccaaattcaattGTAATTGGAACAATTTTCCCAATGAAACCGCAAAGTCTCTCACAGTCACAGATCACAGAAAGTTAGGACAGGTTCCAAATCCAAACTGCAAGACTGTGACGCCAGAATTCCATTGTGATGTGCAGTTTTATGACACCTTGTGTGAAATTTGGTGTTGCACAAAGGCACCACAAAACTGCAACCCCTAGTTGTCAtccatggatttgaaggaGACAGTTCAGGAGGACGAAGGCTCGTTTGTctgttacaaagtcagatggcagctctcttgcttggcctgccatctgatgatgggtgtctcAAGTAAGGAATATTCCCACTTTTTGTCTCAGCCAACATTTATTAATGCCTCACTCTTGGGAATGACtgcaggtttgcccatttcagCTCTCGAAGCATTGACTTATtgttgtaatttaaataccacaaagaagcttggactcagccagcctgggatcaaacaaatgtttgcaaattggagagcGGAGGCTTTACCAATACAGTACCAAAACTAGGGGAAGAAGACTTGCTCAAGTTCCCAAATTCAGGGTGGATTCAACGGCTGTCTaagatttcatcaaaattttcCAATAATTTAATGAtataaaaagttaaaaaagggCCGGTGCATCATGGACGTTATTTAcctctttgaaaaagaaagcaTTATAGATGAGTGTTTTGTCTTCATGACCAGTATCATCAGCTATTGGTCGTAATGGTTTACATTGACACTTATTATGGGTAACTTTTAGTCACCTTTTCATGCTGCTTGGTGTTAGTTGATGATTATTTGTCAATTATTTTCCTTGGGTTGAGAAAAATTTCCTCAATGGGCAGGGGCAGTGAGTAGAGatgtaatgagccaagaattttcggGCTGCGCTGAGCTAAGAGGaaggtggctcatttcgagctgagctgggttgacagTTTCCAGCTCACGAGCTGGActgggccaaaaaaaacaggtttcgagctgagctgggttgatcgGGTTGATAATTCgagtcaagtctgagctgggccAAATCCGAGCTAGCCCATGTCCGAGCTGGCTCATGATCGAGTTGACCCGACCCTtgtctgggctgagctatGTCTGAGCTGGAAAAACCAATAGACCTATTGGCCAATCTAGTTTCGAGTTCTCGTGTCAGGTAGCACCACGAAATTGTCTTAATCCAAACTAGGtgtttaaaaaatgcaatcaaagacaaaacaaACAGAGTTCCTTTTAGACGATGGTAccattcaacgaaaaaaaaaacagtctcACTTCGGACTTGCATTTATAGACGACAAGATAACCTCTCGAGTaaattcatgccaatgatATGTATGTGCTATTGACataattgagactttttgcttccctcccTTGAGcgcttcaataatttgaatttgatatgctTTCACAACTCGTTCAACGTCTCAGTACCGAGTTCAcgtaaagtttttgaaaaaaggaggTACATGGCATGCTTTTGCGTACAGACTTTTTAATTATCCtccaaaatatatctttatgCGCAGAcaagacattttgattcaaaccagtctttgcttgtttttaatgttctTGATAAATGTATCTCTTCgaattcttttgttcaatgttttatGGTCTTTTATGAAATTGTGACGCCAAAGTTTTGGCGGtagtttcaatttctgataaaattgatagcaaacaattttcttcatttgaactCCTAACTTAAGATTTTTGCAACTAATAGTGGAACTTTCAAACACCAAAATATATTATGATTTGTTTAGACTCTCAGCTTttaacatattcatttccacCAGGCGTTTCAGTTAAGATTTATTCCTTTTGAAAGTGACAACCAAGAACGTTGTCCACCCTCACCAGGTAGTCGAACTGAAAATGATTCAGACCTACGTTCAGAGATGTCAGCCAAACCTTTTTCGTGAACGTATGGGCTTCAACTTTTACTTTACGCTTTTACTTTACCTCACAAACACAATTGATGATGCATGATAAACCTGAACGAAAGCCCACTGAATAACCCACCCACACGTGGGTTCGACGCTTACCTTGGaccaaaaagatcaagaataaaaagtgttcaaaacgTCAGTAATTACTAATAGCATttcgaaatattcaaattaaccCAAGCTACACTCACTTTGAAGTGTTTGCaagtcatttaaaaaagatttgtgacctttcttttttcaaggttttatTGCGGTTTCACCAAACTCTCGTACTACATAAGGAAAGATGGAGTTCcaggcaaaatcattgaacaagtaGCTGAGTAGGAACCAAAGATTGCAACAGACCATTCATGGTCATGCATAATATTTCCTCggcttgtctttcagttaaagacaaaagttgtcaaactgaTGTGGGCCACAGTTGAACTCCGTCGAGTTCGGTCAGGACTGAGGCATGGCCTCGTCGATTTCGAGCTAAGTTGTATCATAGCTCGACGATTTCGAGGtgggctgagccagagcctaaacccagctcgagaaCATGAGCTGGGCTGACATATAACTCGAcctttcgagctgagctgagccAGAGTCATAACCCAGCTCGAGGTGGTCTGGGCCAAATACGTTTCAACAAttcgagctgggctgagctcAGCCTGTTGTCGAGTTTCGAGCTGGGTTCCAGCCCAATACATCTCTAGTAGTGAGTGCCCTGTAATATAAAGAGCATGGTCATGAGAAGTGCTATTTAACtcgttcaaaatttcaaaaaaaaggagtCAGACAAGAGTAGATAAAGAAATTTCTGACGCGTTTGCTGCTTTTTAGCACAAAAAGGTGATttattgaacttgaaaagCCATTTGAAACCTGAAGACTTGATTTGGAAGTCAAAATCTGAACTAAGCATCAAATTGATAGGGGCTTAGCACACGAGCAGTCTAACTACCAAAGAAGTCgaaatctcaaaaaaaacaGACATGTTCAGCTCAACAATTTGAAAGTCTGGGAAGACAAAATTCTCAGTAGATTGACGCTCCTTAGCCTCACAGATGACACTCAATTTTAACCCTAAGAAATTTACTGTGGGTGAAAGGGAATATTTCTGCTTGTGCTCTTTACTTTTCCAGGCATTTAGATGACAAAAGGACTGCTGTAGTgggttttcttttccgttGAGGCAATGCATGTacagggcatgtcaagtgaaagaaattcaaggaaaatgtggtccggcaccctgattttgggcattttggggagggagaacttagacaaacatcacaatcaaccCGTACCCGtccattgaaatttcaataatCGGGTAACTTAAAGTGaactgtgttacaaaacccaacaaaatgaacatgtttggcgtAAATCGGTGgacgcactatcaaattggctcaacatCTTAATACTATTTGCTTAtacaagcaggtaaaatgaaatacatgtcaaaattcaatgcatgcacagtgcggtttggcgGTTTGTTCATGGAagtgttcacttgacaagccctattgcCTCGACTTCGAAAAACAGCCGCTCACTCGCtagcaaattttgcaaatcgAATTCATGCTTGGCCCAgcaaaaattggaattggcattgaatgcaaaaaatgtttctcaacttcttcaactcttccacTGTGGAAATATCACCGTTTTCTTGTCTTCTATCAATTCAAACATTGGGATGAGGACGTGAAGTACTAAAATGGAAGAATGTGAGAAAAAGGCGAGCCAGTAAATGATGAATGGAATAAGCAATGAATGGACCAGTGAAAAGGTGTCAATGATTTCGCTGTGCTCGGAACCGGGTAACAATTATACCGTTTGGTCTTCAGGAGAGAGACGCTCATAGTTtattcatgatgtcaaatttTTCCTATGTCCTACAAATCCCCTACTCGCTTCATTTGATCCCAGGTACGCTAGACTTGGTCGTTTGGTTGCTTTATACGTAAACCATGCTACACTGGTACTTCCCCAAGAGCGATCATTGACCAAGGAGAGATTTTCTCACGCTCGAAACACTGCCTTGAAATTTCGACCAGGTGTGAATGGTTACATACCAATGACATTCTTCTTAGGTGTGCTCTTGAAGTGACATTTGCCTTTTGAAGAATGAACGTCAGAGAGGTATTACTTTTGACTTGCCCAGAACCGGTCATTTCAATCGGGCAATGAATGAGGAAATAATGCTCCGTTCCACCATTAAGAAGATCGGACCGATCGAGCCATTCAAAGTTGACGCTCCAAATCGACTTTCCCCACGCAATCATGGAAAGTCCCAAGGGTCAGCTTGAGGTCTTCATTATGCTTCGTCCAGCTGCACTATGACTAGGATGAATCGTTGTTACTCGTAGCTAGGGACCTACACGTAGCGTTGGTCGGCCAACTTGAAACTTTCGTCGGTCTCGTTTTATCATCCTCGTCAAGTAGCAGTAGTTTAGTACACACGTAGAGCAACACGCATGCATACATTCTGCAGTGTAGGGACACATCGTACATCCACCTGCTGATAAGTAATTCACAGGCAATTCGAGGGCTGCAaaccctccctccctccctgtGGGAGATCTAGATCCATGCATAATTGCTTGCACTCCAAAAAAGGTGGGTCTGAAAGATAAGTTTACTAAATTGTCACGATCCCAAAGTGTGGTTAGTAGTGACTTTTGACTCTTTGGCTTTGGTTCCATACATACGTcgtggtttttcttttcttttttttgcaggTCTGACTCAAAAAAATAAGTAGTAATAGCGGCATTTAAAGTAAATTTGGACAAATGAATATATGAAATTCCCGATTGATTAGCCTTCCACGTTCATCGCAGTAGTCTCGTTCGAGGGAGGGACATTTATAGTAAGTAAATGTCACGAATTGGTTACCGCAGTTTCCAACCTTGAAAGCTTTAGATGCTTAATTGAACCCCACAAGAGGAGAGCTAAACTAAAATCGGACGCAAGAATGCTCATCAAAAAATTGTGTGGATTGTTGCGATGGGCGTCTTTGCTAAACAGATGAGGTTTAGCctcgttcttgttcttcctcaAGTTCTTTCAAGAATTCCAAAATTGAAGGTTTTCATGCATCAACACTAAGAGGTGGTTCATTTTACCCTGGTTGGCTCAAAATGGGCTTCAAAATTCGGATGAAAGATCCTAAAATAGAGACACAGTGAACTCAGCAACACATCAAATAATCATCCCAAAAACATTCTGGAGTGTAGTTCAAGTATCCTTAGAAAAGTGAACTCTTCGAAACCCACCCTCTTCGTCTAGTTTTGTCCGTACATACAACTAGCTACCCTCCCTCTTCGTTGGTTGAGAAGCCTCTTCTCATTTGGGGACGAGGAAGTGGGAATTTGTGTGGATATACGCGTACTGTACTATTATTGCGCACACCACACCATGGGGGAAAGACTGCAGACAGTACACATGTAAGCTAGGTCCTGTACATGGAAGATGGAAGATAGTGAAGTTTTCGTCGTGACATATGGGAACAAGTGGATTGAATAAAAGGGATCGAGTCTAATAATTGGATCTAGTTTCCTCCATTCGCATATGGCTTTTTGTCAAGTTGATGACATCACCCACGACAATGCTTTCCTCCACTAGTAGTGGATGTGCTCGGGaatgaaattgcatttttgaacgatcaataacttgtttttcCAATTGGATCACCAATATGTGAACGGATATCTTTCTGAAAACATTTGATGATTCGTGAGGCATCCTTGAACCCAGTATGGGACAAGACGCAAAACATCATGCTATGTTGTATATATTGtaatattgtaaaaataaCGGATCCATTGAGAggcattctcgcaataaagacttttttaaaatattcaattcatttttatcaGTCGCTAAATTACTGAATATCTAAGGACTCTTGATTTATAGACCACTGATActgttttcttgaattttgccGGATTAGAATTGTCTTAACAACTTATCTCCATCGCCCTTCAAGTGTCCGAGGCAAATATTTGACTTGGAGCTTAATAACACTAATCTTCTACCATCACTACTATTGCCTTGTCCAACGACTTGACATTGTTTCCATTAGAAAACTCTTGCACTTAAAACAACAAATACCTTGGTTTCGGTCATTTTCTTTAACAATAGATATGGCCGACGGGCCGATCGAAGGTGGTAATCCCTCGTCAAGAGTCTTGCGTTTAAGTGGTCTAGACCACGGTGGTCGTTGAAGCAACTCCAAACAAGTTGAtgcctgcttgcttgcttgcttgcttgcacCCCCAGATCTCAATGATTCCAGAACCCCAAGTGCTAAACATCAAACCAATACAATAAACCGTGGCGATGTACGTTCATATTTCAGACTATGTGCATCACAATTTTCAGAAAGATTTGGCACGAGCCAACTTTCGTAGAGATTTAAACAACGACCAGCAATAACAGGCGTCGTAGAATTGATGATGTCAAAAATGCCACCCTGTACAGCATGTACTTTTCAGTACACAAGCTACAGTAAAACAGTGTTGAGTGCAAGTGTATTGATAGAACGATCAAAGTGAGTGATGACCAGACAAAAACGTATGGCCAAATGCAAGCCAATGAACGGCATCCCTATTCGCCATGGAGGTTTCTTTCATATTGTCAGTCAAGCCACCTCATTCATTGTCATATGTAATACTCCCTGTCTATGGTCTAAGGTGGACATCTGGAGCCCAGGAACTGTACCTTTAATGGACAGCATGATGGGCTTCTTTAAAAGCAACCATGCCGTTGAGTTCGTGTGGCGGCCAAACTCATGGATGAGGCCATTTCGTTCTCGTCTAAGGTCTCCATGTAAAGATCCTCTGTCGACaagacgacaacgacaacgacaacgacgaccaCGAAAGCGAAGATGATGACCACCATCACGGCGGACGAAGACCACCACAACCAGAGACCAGGAAAGATATCAATGACTACCATTGTACGGCTCAAAGAAGCTACCAACCCAGCAACAGAGAAGGATGATGAGAACTGCGACGCTCACAATGGATGATGCGAGTGAATGTGCTACTGAAAGcgaatggatggatgtcaCGTTCTTTCTTCGTTGGatctttttgcttgaaaatctCCTTTTTTGTCCGAGGAATAAATGTCACAATGGCATGAAAGGCGATTGAGATCCATCATCAATTGTGGTAAATGGTGGAGAGCGCATTACGTCCATACTGCGTGCCACTGGCAATACAGTGCGGCACAGAAATACTCACCCATATTCACAGTTCACACCATGAAGCAATCAATGTACGCTCGTAGCAGCCACTGACTAGGCTCGGGgtaaaagagagagaaagaatggACAAGCCTTCAAAGGAGGAGAATGAATGAGCTCTGACAAGACTTGGGGCGATTGTCCGATTGTCAGGCAACCACGAAGTACAGGGCCTCTCTCTCAGTCTCATGGCTCGTAGTAGATGTCTTCGAGTTAGTCTACTACGTACGAACCTAGTAGACTCCAGCTACAGGACAGACCTATCACATATTGCACATACTCGATGAAGAGTAGATCGTTAGGGTGGAACTGAACCAACCCACATGTATCTCATTCATACACGTTGCCATCGTGGAAGCAAAGGGCACAGTGTGCACATGAGGATGAGGGTATTAAAGCAAAATGGGTGCGTGCTTTCGAGCTCCAGATTTGGCTGTCAAGCACCACCATTTAGTCGACAAAACGTGGGGCAGTATATAATAGGATTATCCGGACCCTCCCCCTTCTCCGCCCATGTCATTGAAACCTAACTTACTACCAAAGAGCTTTGCTCGTCTCTGAAATCATTGATCAGTTTGAATATCCTCACCTAAATTCACCGCAAACGGTCCAAGAAGGCTCACCTGCATACTGCACTTTACGAACATGGTACAAGTACAGAACAAGATTGTATCTTTTACGTAAGAGCCATTCGAGTTCACTAGCCACGATTCTTGGGAACATTTGTAAGAAGGTAGAACTGCCCAATGTAATTGTATTGattatttgaaaacaaagttaTTCTGGTACCTCCAATATCATAGCATTAGAAAACGATGGAATGGTCGGGTCAGAATTTTCAGATATGACCGCAACCTCCTTCACGCAAAACGGAATtggaactgaaaatgaaaaggggAGTAAAATAGTTGCAATATACGTAGCGTGCCAAAGAGACAAATTACAAGAAAGCTACTTTTCGTTAAAGAGCGAAAAAACTCAGTATTGACCATAG contains the following coding sequences:
- the LOC131887827 gene encoding KIF-binding protein-like, which encodes MCASLGWRRRVRIVKQETMSETDNMLALYAKYQDVENLLLKDDPPEQPYNSRYKARELLEEMLRMSQDLTASMIKKLSIHILAKLGAIDQEVEELAKSQEHLEAVQDFIDSPDALSSETIIPRLVVLNQLGILWTSRGEMEKAKSYLLEANALYERFKTNGEGPLSLLEDLIRGKSLGERNNDENQPDREKALELLNTHTYYYLAQVYEKLGARDKAGECCHITLKKQLKLKEFNSLDWAQNAATLSHFYEVDDNFPAAKTHLGAASYVLTRFLSEMESKEFKDDEERNDLMEKIGQTQGMVLRCWGKYALVLLQKSFERMCRQSENSEDPLVVKNIEDEEFPSMLEEFPSIEIDPEFQDVPSQFVKTFEQARQVFLPGQRFLNRAKEIFTFEEHCTDFTEINQELSALHKALVVFEPNPDRRFKIHKRRVELLEMPLKELGNASYLLVRRQLMFELGETHESMMDAKLDQIRNSPGHSALSSQMEKVNTNVSKAVSFFKAYLDSLQNKEGHMPDPFPAEICRPALVAYFHLARLFDKFMVAERTTEAFKNKLQVYYYFKKIVDYCQSHPEAEGVVAEELPLCQEMVRLLPVKIEKMKAELQTSR
- the LOC131887831 gene encoding kinesin-like protein Klp59C, whose product is MTSTESYAMPVDPKSQPKSGDGPNPVGVHKKLAEIVQRAGEFQDQIQIALTQAQKPKVRDQGLELDLEAENSSNPLDLKGSGGDHRALDGRDIDVCIRVRPLLPPEMARGFFPTTFVTRNCSVLSLEPRVDVRGAPRVKAHDYDVDFAFGPDHSNQHVYDHVTRPLIERGLKGGVCTLLAYGQTGSGKTFTIEGILRKLGRDLLQSSRAPPWLTAEMNESVLKLHMAFYEILGHRATDLMQETRPDITIMEDKFGQMIVKEASEVQLISGDQFEAVVDRAMSHRRTKTTFKNDTSSRSHAVCAIRVENTAMPAAEHGRIFVIDLAGSESASDSQFHDRSLIKETQMINASLMALKECIRNRALSALNPDKFYHIPYRNSKLTLLLKDALEVESHRQCKTVVMACVSPSCGDVAMTLNTLRYVAPIRVGQSNREKIPPNPKNPANWSNSELRHWVETTSKGSVNPDILCPFESGRQILRLSEIDFLTRVLESNPKMGEKRAKVFYVSLWKKLIDCRTAIRKQKLKAKPQRSGFEPYDLGEELAKQAAEQTDEQMKQENERRFNELRTFHIRS